In Populus alba chromosome 9, ASM523922v2, whole genome shotgun sequence, a genomic segment contains:
- the LOC118053786 gene encoding uncharacterized protein isoform X1 has translation MAIEEEGKNKNQNQQTWGTWEELLLASAVKRHGFKNWDSVSLEIQTKTSLPLVLTTPENCQQKYHDLNHRFNTNNKLHHHTRKPLDFQEQHNNINTADNSNTTNKLVNIPWLEELRQLRVAELKQEVQRYDVSIHTLQLKVKRLEEERERSVQGGDSNTQKSDLKEERPEIEKEQESGKPVSVSGEESDWENRSVNESNSTGTGGKGGGEDAVGELEKLEPVRSGSGEPDPVMSGSNRKEVEEGGGGGGDGEESCEVGDSVNQLSSESLSSGRKRKGRERKEFSVTGGDETVVVCSVKSEPLVGFLEMIRAHKNGSLFESLLENQEMDVYKDMIRQHMDLEAIQTKLEQGSYSSSSLLFFRDLLLLFNNALVFFPKHSVQSLAAHELRSQVSNEMRKEIHSSDSSVMPENIPPQPKSELERSDSLLSKHKSSIPVIVCRKRSSISVKPSSSSLGQKIEQQQQQSNENKSVNDLKPPTVEQGLLKKKSDEKPVTGARSTRRGKKNLAKGSGSPSKKQNTSPDSKAAVPDKPETPKTEKKKGEASTLEKKKSAVDFLKRIKKNSPAETPKKNSRVASNGGGERKKEGSGGKGETGKDRVLRKSSEKKPGKQESSPAKRNVGRPSKKAAEVSKVSGKRGRDNGGKEAAKRPRKRSRR, from the exons ATGGcaatagaagaagaagggaagaacAAGAACCAAAACCAACAAACATGGGGTACGTGGGAAGAACTATTGTTAGCAAGTGCCGTCAAGCGTCATGGTTTCAAGAACTGGGATTCCGTTTCTTTAGAAATTCAAACCAAAACCTCTCTTCCTCTTGTCCTAACCACCCCGGAAAATTGTCAGCAAAAATACCACGACCTCAACCATAGATTCAACACCAACAACAAGCTCCATCACCATACCCGTAAACCACTGGATTTTCAAGAACAACACAACAACATTAACACTGCTGACAATAGTAATACTACCAATAAGCTTGTTAACATTCCCTGGCTTGAAGAACTCCGACAACTCCGCGTAGCGGAGCTGAAACAAGAGGTCCAACGATACGATGTTTCcatcca TACTTTGCAATTGAAGGTGAAGAGATTGGAGGAAGAGCGGGAGAGAAGCGTTCAAGGAGGAGATAGCAATACACAGAAATCAGATCTGAAGGAAGAGAGACCGGAGATCGAGAAGGAACAAGAATCAGGGAAACCGGTTTCCGTTTCCGGCGAGGAGTCGGACTGGGAGAACCGATCGGTGAATGAGTCGAATTCGACCGGGACGGGAGGGAAGGGTGGAGGAGAAGATGCGGTGGGGGAATTGGAGAAGCTGGAGCCGGTTCGGAGCGGGTCGGGCGAACCGGATCCGGTTATGAGCGGGTCGAATAGGAAAGAGGTGGAGGAGGGGGGTGGCGGTGGTGGTGATGGGGAGGAGTCGTGTGAGGTGGGTGACTCGGTGAATCAGCTGAGCAGTGAGTCGTTGAGTTCGGGGAGGAAGCGGAAAGGGAGGGAGAGGAAGGAGTTTTCAGTAACAGGCGGTGACGAAACGGTGGTTGTTTGTTCGGTGAAATCTGAGCCGTTGGTTGGGTTCTTAGAGATGATTAGGGCCCACAAAAATGGTTCTCTATTTGAAAGCCTGCTTGAAAACCAG GAAATGGATGTGTATAAAGACATGATCCGGCAGCATATGGACTTGGAAGCAATACAAACAAAGTTGGAACAAGGTTCCTACTCTTCTTCAAGTCTTTTGTTCTTCCGAGATCTTTTGCTTCTCTTCAACAATGCTTTAGTTTTCTTTCCCAAACACTCCGTTCAATCACTCGCCGCCCATGAACTCCGATCCCAAGTGTCaaatgaaatgagaaaagaaatcCACAGCTCTGATTCCTCTGTAATGCCAGAAAATATCCCACCTCAACCGAAAAGCGAACTTGAAAGATCAGATTCATTGCTCTCTAAACACAAGTCTTCAATTCCTGTTATAGTCTGTCGTAAACGTAGTTCAATATCTGTCAAGCCTTCCTCATCTAGCCTAGGGCAAAAGATtgagcagcagcaacaacaaagcAATGAGAACAAATCGGTTAATGATCTGAAACCGCCTACTGTTGAGCAGGGTTTACTAAAGAAGAAATCTGACGAGAAGCCTGTAACTGGTGCAAGAAGTACACGGAGAGGCAAGAAGAATCTTGCGAAAGGTTCCGGTTCTCCAAGCAAGAAGCAAAATACAAGCCCTGACTCAAAAGCTGCTGTACCCGATAAGCCCGAAACTCCCAAAACCGAAAAGAAGAAAGGTGAGGCATCAAcattggagaagaagaaaagcgcAGTTGATTTCCTGaagagaataaagaagaattctCCTGCAGAGACACCAAAGAAGAATAGTAGAGTAGCTAGTAATGGTGGTGGAGAGCGCAAGAAGGAAGGAAGTGGTGGGAAAGGAGAGACAGGAAAGGATAGAGTGTTGAGGAAAAGTAGTGAGAAAAAACCAGGAAAGCAGGAGAGTAGTCCCGCTAAGAGGAACGTTGGGAGGCCATCAAAGAAGGCAGCGGAGGTGAGTAAGGTTTCAGGAAAGCGTGGGAGGGACAATGGCGGAAAGGAGGCGGCGAAGAGGCCAAGAAAGCGGTCTAGGAGGTAA
- the LOC118053786 gene encoding uncharacterized protein isoform X2 — MAIEEEGKNKNQNQQTWGTWEELLLASAVKRHGFKNWDSVSLEIQTKTSLPLVLTTPENCQQKYHDLNHRFNTNNKLHHHTRKPLDFQEQHNNINTADNSNTTNKLVNIPWLEELRQLRVAELKQEVKRLEEERERSVQGGDSNTQKSDLKEERPEIEKEQESGKPVSVSGEESDWENRSVNESNSTGTGGKGGGEDAVGELEKLEPVRSGSGEPDPVMSGSNRKEVEEGGGGGGDGEESCEVGDSVNQLSSESLSSGRKRKGRERKEFSVTGGDETVVVCSVKSEPLVGFLEMIRAHKNGSLFESLLENQEMDVYKDMIRQHMDLEAIQTKLEQGSYSSSSLLFFRDLLLLFNNALVFFPKHSVQSLAAHELRSQVSNEMRKEIHSSDSSVMPENIPPQPKSELERSDSLLSKHKSSIPVIVCRKRSSISVKPSSSSLGQKIEQQQQQSNENKSVNDLKPPTVEQGLLKKKSDEKPVTGARSTRRGKKNLAKGSGSPSKKQNTSPDSKAAVPDKPETPKTEKKKGEASTLEKKKSAVDFLKRIKKNSPAETPKKNSRVASNGGGERKKEGSGGKGETGKDRVLRKSSEKKPGKQESSPAKRNVGRPSKKAAEVSKVSGKRGRDNGGKEAAKRPRKRSRR; from the exons ATGGcaatagaagaagaagggaagaacAAGAACCAAAACCAACAAACATGGGGTACGTGGGAAGAACTATTGTTAGCAAGTGCCGTCAAGCGTCATGGTTTCAAGAACTGGGATTCCGTTTCTTTAGAAATTCAAACCAAAACCTCTCTTCCTCTTGTCCTAACCACCCCGGAAAATTGTCAGCAAAAATACCACGACCTCAACCATAGATTCAACACCAACAACAAGCTCCATCACCATACCCGTAAACCACTGGATTTTCAAGAACAACACAACAACATTAACACTGCTGACAATAGTAATACTACCAATAAGCTTGTTAACATTCCCTGGCTTGAAGAACTCCGACAACTCCGCGTAGCGGAGCTGAAACAAGAG GTGAAGAGATTGGAGGAAGAGCGGGAGAGAAGCGTTCAAGGAGGAGATAGCAATACACAGAAATCAGATCTGAAGGAAGAGAGACCGGAGATCGAGAAGGAACAAGAATCAGGGAAACCGGTTTCCGTTTCCGGCGAGGAGTCGGACTGGGAGAACCGATCGGTGAATGAGTCGAATTCGACCGGGACGGGAGGGAAGGGTGGAGGAGAAGATGCGGTGGGGGAATTGGAGAAGCTGGAGCCGGTTCGGAGCGGGTCGGGCGAACCGGATCCGGTTATGAGCGGGTCGAATAGGAAAGAGGTGGAGGAGGGGGGTGGCGGTGGTGGTGATGGGGAGGAGTCGTGTGAGGTGGGTGACTCGGTGAATCAGCTGAGCAGTGAGTCGTTGAGTTCGGGGAGGAAGCGGAAAGGGAGGGAGAGGAAGGAGTTTTCAGTAACAGGCGGTGACGAAACGGTGGTTGTTTGTTCGGTGAAATCTGAGCCGTTGGTTGGGTTCTTAGAGATGATTAGGGCCCACAAAAATGGTTCTCTATTTGAAAGCCTGCTTGAAAACCAG GAAATGGATGTGTATAAAGACATGATCCGGCAGCATATGGACTTGGAAGCAATACAAACAAAGTTGGAACAAGGTTCCTACTCTTCTTCAAGTCTTTTGTTCTTCCGAGATCTTTTGCTTCTCTTCAACAATGCTTTAGTTTTCTTTCCCAAACACTCCGTTCAATCACTCGCCGCCCATGAACTCCGATCCCAAGTGTCaaatgaaatgagaaaagaaatcCACAGCTCTGATTCCTCTGTAATGCCAGAAAATATCCCACCTCAACCGAAAAGCGAACTTGAAAGATCAGATTCATTGCTCTCTAAACACAAGTCTTCAATTCCTGTTATAGTCTGTCGTAAACGTAGTTCAATATCTGTCAAGCCTTCCTCATCTAGCCTAGGGCAAAAGATtgagcagcagcaacaacaaagcAATGAGAACAAATCGGTTAATGATCTGAAACCGCCTACTGTTGAGCAGGGTTTACTAAAGAAGAAATCTGACGAGAAGCCTGTAACTGGTGCAAGAAGTACACGGAGAGGCAAGAAGAATCTTGCGAAAGGTTCCGGTTCTCCAAGCAAGAAGCAAAATACAAGCCCTGACTCAAAAGCTGCTGTACCCGATAAGCCCGAAACTCCCAAAACCGAAAAGAAGAAAGGTGAGGCATCAAcattggagaagaagaaaagcgcAGTTGATTTCCTGaagagaataaagaagaattctCCTGCAGAGACACCAAAGAAGAATAGTAGAGTAGCTAGTAATGGTGGTGGAGAGCGCAAGAAGGAAGGAAGTGGTGGGAAAGGAGAGACAGGAAAGGATAGAGTGTTGAGGAAAAGTAGTGAGAAAAAACCAGGAAAGCAGGAGAGTAGTCCCGCTAAGAGGAACGTTGGGAGGCCATCAAAGAAGGCAGCGGAGGTGAGTAAGGTTTCAGGAAAGCGTGGGAGGGACAATGGCGGAAAGGAGGCGGCGAAGAGGCCAAGAAAGCGGTCTAGGAGGTAA
- the LOC118053813 gene encoding protein EMSY-LIKE 3, with protein sequence MDYEPYDSSGTDDDLPPSHQNRIPRGGRVAGNGRPVGGSVPYPRMYGETDMETQIHQLEQEAYSSVLRAFKAQADAITWEKESLITELRKELRLSNEEHRELLARVNADDVIRRIREWRQAGGHQSGMLTTGQPVHDPIPSPTVSASRKKQKMTSSIPSQSFGGPSPSFHPPAVSASHQPSSSAAKRGPGTGPKGKKQKPGLPGASSMKSIPYPSSGPSGRGQVANRISSGAVPEGADQYIGKRVKTRWPDDNHFYEAVITDYNPIEGRHALVYDMGTANETWEWVNLSEISPGDIQWVDEDPGISHRGNYGGSGHGINRAMGRDGGPGPGRSRGVTKGQSRKDLLPSQNGIGKKVPDDIQILHTDTLIREVERVFNVNHPDPLEIDKAKKVLKDHEQALVDAISRLADISDGESDEGGRRYGQALERE encoded by the exons ATGGATTACGAGCCTTACGATAGCAGTG GAACTGATGATGATCTTCCCCCGTCACATCAAAACAGAATTCCCAGAGGGGGTCGTGTGGCAGGGAATGGAAGACCAGTTGGAGGTTCAGTCCCTTATCCTAGAATGTATGGTGAAACTGATATGGAGACCCAAATTCACCAACTTGAGCAAGAAGCATACAGTTCAGTTCTAAGAGCATTTAAAGCACAAGCTGATGCCATCACTTGG GAGAAGGAAAGCTTGATAACAGAGCTTAGAAAGGAGTTGAGATTGTCTAATGAGGAGCACCGAGAGCTTCTTGCTCGGGTTAATGCAGATGATGTAATACGGAGGATAAG GGAATGGAGACAGGCAGGTGGGCATCAATCTGGCATGCTCACTACAGGTCAACCTGTTCATGATCCAATACCTAGCCCTACTGTCTCTGCATCTCGCAAGAAACAGAAGATGACATCGTCAATACCTTCTCAGTCCTTTGGTGGGCCTTCTCCATCATTTCACCCACCAGCAGTTTCTGCATCGCACCAGCCATCTTCATCTGCTGCTAAACGTGGACCAGGAACAGGACCCAAGGGCAAGAAGCAAAAACCT GGTTTACCTGGTGCTTCTTCAATGAAGTCCATTCCATACCCATCATCAGGTCCATCAGGAAGAGGGCAAGTTGCAAATAGAATATCTTCTGGTGCTGTTCCTGAAGGTGCTGATCAATATATTGGGAAGAGAGTCAAAACTAGGTGGCCTGATGATAATCACTTTTATGAGGCTGTTATAACTGACTACAACCCAATTGAG GGGCGGCATGCTCTGGTATATGATATGGGAACAGCAAATGAGACATGGGAATGGGTTAATCTGTCAGAG ATCTCTCCTGGTGATATACAATGGGTAGATGAGGACCCTGGAATTTCTCACCGTGGCAATTATGGTGGTTCAGGGCATGGGATAAATAGGGCAATGGGCCGGGATGGTGGTCCTGGTCCTGGAAGAAGTAGAGGGGTAACAAAGGGTCAATCCAGGAAAGATTTGTTGCCTTCACAGAATGGGATTGGAAAAAAGGTGCCTGATGATATCCAAATTCTTCATACAGATACTCTAATCAGAGAA GTAGAGAGAGTCTTCAATGTAAATCATCCTGATCCTCTTGAGATTGACAAAGCAAAGAAAGTATTGAAG GATCATGAGCAAGCACTTGTTGATGCAATTTCAAGGCTTGCAGATATTTCTGATGGTGAAAGTG ATGAGGGTGGTCGCCGTTATGGGCAGGCATTGGAGAGAGAATGA